One Aegilops tauschii subsp. strangulata cultivar AL8/78 chromosome 7, Aet v6.0, whole genome shotgun sequence genomic window carries:
- the LOC109764181 gene encoding spermidine synthase 1, translating into MEAETAAKRARESEVAAAADGAGEQAGISAVIPGWFSEISPMWPGEAHSLKVEKVLFQGKSDYQDVLVFQSSTYGKVLVLDGVIQVTERDECAYQEMITHLPLCSIKDPKKVLVIGGGDGGVLREVSRHSSVEQIDICEIDKMVVDVSKQFFPHLALGFEDPRVSLHIGDGVAFLKNAPEGTYDAVIVDSSDPVGPAQELFEKPFFQSVSRALRPGGVVCTQAESIWLHMHIIEDIVTNCRQVFKGSVNYAWTTVPTYPSGVIGFMLCSTEGPSVDFQHPVFSIEEDEYSTKSKGQLKFYNSEFHTASFCLPSFARRVIEAKAN; encoded by the exons ATGGAGGCCGAGACGGCGGCGAAGAGGGCGCGGGAGAGCGAGGTCGCTGCGGCGGCGGACGGGGCCGGTGAGCAGGCGGGGATCTCGGCCGTCATCCCCGGATGGTTCTCCGAGATCAGCCCCATGTGGCCCGGCGAGGCGCACTCGCTCAAGGTGGAGAAGGTCCTGTTCCAAGGCAAGTCGGACTACCAAGACGTGCTGGTTTTCCAGTCCTCCACCTACGGGAAGGTGCTCGTCCTGGATGGGGTGATCCAGGTGACGGAGAGGGACGAGTGCGCCTACCAGGAGATGATCACCCACCTCCCTCTCTGCTCAATCAAAGATCCCAAGAAGGTCCTGGTCATCGGGGGCGGAGACGGCGGCGTTCTGCGGGAGGTCTCACGGCACTCCTCGGTGGAGCAGATCGACATCTGCGAGATCGACAAGATGGTGGTCGATGTGTCCAAGCAGTTCTTCCCTCATCTGGCCCTCGGGTTCGAGGACCCTCGCGTGTCCCTGCACATCGGAGACGGCGTCGCCTTCCTGAAGAATGCTCCAGAGGGCACCTACGATGCAGTGATAGTCGATTCCTCCGATCCAGTAGGTCCTGCTCAGGAGCTGTTCGAGAAGCCGTTCTTCCAGTCCGTCTCCAGGGCTCTGCGTCCGGGCGGGGTCGTCTGCACCCAGGCGGAGAGCATATGGCTGCACATGCACATCATAGAAGACATTGTCACCAACTGTCGCCAGGTTTTCAAAGGCTCCGTGAACTACGCATGGACTACGGTACCCACATACCCAAG CGGAGTGATAGGTTTCATGCTCTGCTCCACCGAGGGGCCTAGTGTTGATTTCCAGCATCCTGTCTTCAGCATCGAGGAGGACGAATACTCCACAAAATCCAAGGGGCAGCTCAAGTTCTACAACTCCGAGTTCCACACCGCATCGTTTTGTTTGCCATCATTTGCGAGGAGGGTCATTGAGGCCAAGGCTAACTAG